The proteins below are encoded in one region of Alistipes indistinctus YIT 12060:
- a CDS encoding phage portal protein, whose protein sequence is MSMIKFWGRKKQVERKGYFPDKTNKDNEYFRQLNESIYMNSRLIDFPKVDRHSLVRIYEQNYAVFSIVNRCADAIAKAVRYAELNDKDNNVIDSHWSIDLLRNPNDLESQKEFIKAWAINKLVLGDAFVYGMEGVGLKSGQFISQYIMPSQEVFIVRGGPFTPISGFTLSSNLTLNSELTPKNVMFSRDYNPDVTTNYGLSPLVSAAKLTYIIDNGLKRQNTTIQQGGVSAIVTPKEDITHGGPTEIAKQNTEEDLNQRRDGRHISYMRSPIDVHLLGDTPVNLALLDSSDSAVSALCFVYGYPYALYKSETTYDNQAAAKKILIENIGIPYAEDFLEKYTKFCRFENGEHWIINTDKIDELKKDVTEMLNAYDKSYRSYNDRAKLLELDTIDESWANEPIFPINVMPGKPTESLVSEQYLSGDDNSTVSGSMEHIPPKQ, encoded by the coding sequence ATGAGTATGATAAAGTTTTGGGGGCGAAAAAAGCAGGTTGAGCGAAAGGGGTACTTTCCTGATAAAACAAACAAAGACAATGAATACTTCCGACAGCTTAACGAGAGTATTTACATGAATTCACGCCTTATTGACTTCCCAAAGGTTGACAGGCATTCATTGGTTCGAATTTACGAACAAAACTATGCTGTTTTCTCGATTGTTAACAGGTGCGCAGATGCTATTGCAAAGGCTGTCAGGTATGCAGAGCTAAATGATAAAGACAACAATGTTATTGATTCGCATTGGTCTATTGATCTTCTGAGAAACCCCAATGACCTAGAAAGCCAAAAGGAATTCATAAAAGCATGGGCAATCAACAAGCTTGTTTTGGGGGATGCTTTTGTTTACGGCATGGAGGGGGTTGGTCTCAAATCAGGTCAATTCATCAGTCAGTATATAATGCCATCCCAAGAAGTATTCATTGTGAGAGGCGGTCCATTTACTCCCATAAGCGGGTTTACGCTATCATCAAATTTAACCCTCAATTCAGAGCTTACCCCTAAAAATGTAATGTTTAGCCGGGATTACAATCCCGATGTTACTACCAATTACGGACTATCCCCTCTGGTATCAGCAGCCAAGTTAACTTACATTATCGATAACGGCCTGAAAAGGCAGAATACAACCATCCAACAAGGTGGGGTGTCTGCCATTGTTACCCCCAAAGAAGATATCACCCATGGCGGTCCCACTGAAATTGCCAAACAAAACACAGAAGAAGATTTGAACCAACGCAGGGACGGTCGGCACATCTCTTATATGAGGTCTCCTATAGATGTTCATCTGTTGGGTGACACGCCTGTAAATCTGGCATTACTGGATAGCTCCGATTCTGCTGTATCTGCACTGTGCTTTGTGTACGGGTATCCTTATGCCCTATATAAGAGCGAGACTACTTATGACAACCAGGCTGCCGCAAAAAAAATTCTCATCGAAAACATTGGAATTCCTTATGCGGAGGACTTTTTGGAGAAGTATACCAAGTTTTGTCGCTTTGAGAATGGCGAACATTGGATTATTAATACGGATAAAATTGACGAGCTAAAAAAGGACGTTACAGAGATGCTGAACGCCTATGACAAATCATACCGATCATATAATGACCGGGCTAAGCTTTTAGAGCTCGATACAATTGATGAATCATGGGCCAATGAGCCTATTTTCCCTATAAATGTGATGCCAGGGAAACCTACGGAAAGTTTAGTTTCAGAACAATATTTGTCTGGCGACGACAATAGTACCGTATCCGGAAGTATGGAGCATATACCGCCTAAGCAATAA
- a CDS encoding DUF551 domain-containing protein, whose product MKTPQEAAREYAHDHIAERCKSTNCKEFDCRPFDRNVAGYHTRCRARYQEYRDGFLAGDAFGYRRGLEKAYRWISVEDELPEPGEPYDEKYYSVKCPLFSESGYAFAEFGRDGCWVEDSTGRDISQYVTHWRHIERVKE is encoded by the coding sequence ATGAAAACACCCCAAGAAGCGGCCAGAGAGTACGCGCACGATCATATTGCAGAGCGCTGCAAAAGTACTAATTGCAAAGAGTTTGATTGTCGGCCTTTTGACAGAAATGTAGCAGGGTATCACACCAGGTGTCGGGCCCGCTATCAGGAGTATCGGGATGGTTTCCTCGCCGGTGATGCTTTCGGCTACCGCAGAGGTCTGGAAAAGGCATATCGGTGGATCAGTGTGGAGGATGAATTGCCGGAACCCGGTGAGCCTTACGACGAAAAATATTACTCGGTCAAATGCCCTCTTTTTTCCGAATCCGGTTATGCTTTTGCCGAATTTGGCCGAGACGGTTGCTGGGTAGAAGATTCAACAGGGCGCGATATTAGCCAATATGTCACCCACTGGCGTCACATCGAACGAGTAAAGGAGTAA
- a CDS encoding helix-turn-helix domain-containing protein yields the protein MGIVTEHELTKSVIDTKSKVSQYVSKKRREKGLSTYELAKQSGVDWSTVKNIENGKTVKIDVLSRVIKVLGGNIFFM from the coding sequence ATGGGAATTGTGACGGAGCATGAACTAACAAAAAGTGTGATCGACACCAAGTCAAAAGTTTCTCAATACGTCTCAAAAAAGAGGCGTGAAAAGGGCTTGTCTACATACGAACTTGCCAAACAGAGTGGTGTTGATTGGTCTACCGTCAAAAATATAGAAAATGGAAAGACCGTGAAGATCGATGTTTTATCTAGGGTGATTAAGGTTTTAGGCGGTAATATATTTTTCATGTGA
- a CDS encoding helix-turn-helix domain-containing protein gives MITETIINEVARKVEAVTGFSLEEIRSKSRYCPLVRARVILAYELRRWNLTYIEIANAINRNHSTLTHYLTAYRDKYDADPVFRKMANCSKGR, from the coding sequence ATGATTACTGAGACTATCATTAATGAAGTTGCCCGAAAGGTTGAAGCGGTAACCGGATTTTCCCTCGAAGAGATTAGGAGTAAAAGCAGGTACTGTCCGCTCGTTCGGGCCAGGGTTATTCTCGCATACGAATTAAGGCGGTGGAACCTGACGTATATCGAAATAGCTAACGCGATAAACAGGAATCATTCAACATTGACGCATTATCTTACAGCCTATAGGGATAAATACGATGCCGATCCCGTATTTCGCAAGATGGCAAATTGTTCTAAAGGTAGATAA
- a CDS encoding terminase small subunit: protein MPKLTIKQEKFVLKYLECGNASEAYRFAYDCSKMSDKTVWEKASKLLSDGKVRARIDYLKAHLAEAAGISALRIIREHQKIAFSNFSRLRNGWMELKDFQELSDEEKACIQSVETKKTTRYTKEGEPIEEEWVKIRLYDKQKSLDSISEMLGYDQKSSVTQNMNINIQPPQINFK, encoded by the coding sequence ATGCCTAAATTAACGATAAAGCAAGAAAAATTCGTCCTGAAATACCTCGAATGCGGCAATGCATCCGAGGCTTACCGCTTTGCCTATGACTGCTCTAAAATGAGCGATAAGACTGTTTGGGAAAAAGCATCCAAGCTTCTTTCTGACGGCAAGGTTAGGGCAAGGATAGACTACCTCAAGGCTCATTTGGCTGAAGCCGCAGGCATATCAGCCCTCAGAATAATACGGGAGCATCAAAAGATCGCCTTTTCAAACTTTTCCCGACTTCGGAACGGATGGATGGAGTTAAAAGACTTTCAGGAGCTATCCGACGAAGAGAAAGCGTGCATCCAGAGTGTTGAAACAAAAAAAACAACAAGGTATACTAAAGAGGGGGAGCCCATCGAAGAAGAGTGGGTCAAGATTCGTCTTTACGATAAGCAGAAGTCGTTGGACAGCATCTCAGAAATGCTTGGATACGATCAAAAATCTTCGGTTACACAAAATATGAATATAAACATCCAGCCGCCTCAGATCAATTTTAAGTAG
- a CDS encoding fibrobacter succinogenes major paralogous domain-containing protein, whose translation MMKKIISIEKVSNGFIVTNGNLKRVYDSSPLEFELDQIHKMLYNSKDGDSHTIVIEVDPPVFTSQDNDSIELCGLLWDKDNISVGGTEKDGHHYFTWTEAMEAAQKQGKRLPTADEWEDLCDLGSTWDEKLKGRWFGGNHNTDHKGSIFLPACGHYDEGGAYMDRCGFYWSSSIWLVTYGGSQTDILSFDPDDSNVYHDDVSRRFPVRCVRDIAK comes from the coding sequence ATGATGAAAAAGATTATCTCAATAGAAAAAGTATCGAACGGCTTTATTGTCACCAATGGAAATCTAAAGCGCGTCTATGACAGCAGCCCTTTAGAGTTTGAATTAGACCAGATTCATAAGATGCTCTACAACTCCAAAGATGGGGATTCGCATACTATCGTGATCGAAGTAGATCCGCCCGTTTTCACCTCACAGGATAATGATTCGATTGAGCTTTGCGGTTTGCTTTGGGATAAAGATAATATCTCGGTAGGTGGTACTGAAAAGGATGGTCATCATTATTTCACTTGGACAGAGGCAATGGAAGCCGCCCAAAAACAGGGTAAGCGCTTACCGACCGCAGACGAATGGGAGGATTTATGTGATCTTGGTTCAACATGGGATGAGAAACTAAAAGGCAGGTGGTTCGGTGGGAATCATAACACGGATCACAAGGGGTCTATTTTCCTTCCGGCCTGCGGTCATTATGACGAGGGGGGTGCATATATGGACCGTTGCGGTTTCTACTGGTCCTCTTCGATCTGGTTGGTGACGTACGGCGGTTCGCAAACTGACATCTTGAGCTTTGATCCCGATGATTCTAATGTGTACCATGACGACGTCAGCCGCCGATTTCCTGTTCGCTGTGTACGTGATATTGCAAAGTAA
- a CDS encoding retropepsin-like aspartic protease, producing the protein MKRTLLYFLLAFIAVILAACELNKTKPGKIIFDRVPFVYATINGQRELFLIDTGASTSMLDKKLCDEAKIYYMATGLEVIGVDGTYIPLKTTGRIPFTLDSIPYSASFAVQDMTSLRRATGKNVRGLIGSDVLGFYRLTVDFKTCELR; encoded by the coding sequence ATGAAAAGAACATTACTTTATTTTCTTCTTGCCTTTATAGCCGTGATTCTTGCCGCCTGTGAGCTCAACAAGACCAAGCCGGGCAAGATCATCTTCGACCGTGTTCCCTTCGTCTATGCCACGATAAACGGCCAACGGGAGCTATTCTTAATAGATACCGGAGCGTCTACATCTATGCTGGATAAAAAGCTCTGTGACGAAGCGAAAATCTACTACATGGCTACCGGCTTAGAGGTAATCGGCGTAGACGGAACCTATATCCCTCTAAAGACCACCGGAAGAATCCCGTTCACGCTCGACAGCATCCCGTATTCGGCCAGCTTCGCGGTACAGGACATGACCAGTCTACGGCGGGCTACCGGAAAGAACGTAAGAGGATTGATCGGCTCGGATGTGCTGGGATTTTATCGGTTGACGGTGGATTTTAAAACATGTGAGTTGAGATGA
- a CDS encoding PBSX family phage terminase large subunit, which yields MMHSNPVTEITYSRKYAPLFNLTTRYCIVMGGRGSAKSHAESTNEVCNTFNPDQLTLFTRYTMTSAEISIIPEFWEKVELMNYAPIFYKTKASVVNKQTGSGILFRGIRTSSGNQTASLKSISGVTRWVLDEAEELTDETIFDKIDLSIRKKNADIHVIVILNAPDEEHFIIRRFFIDRGVPFNFNGVHDDCTYIHTTYLDNIENLDESFLRVAEGVKEKDPEKYEHIFMGMPLKMAEGVIYKNWCRITSYPSDLYTWYGVDFGFVNDPTAIIRICFDKRSNSIYLHEVAYLKGLQNADIANLIKQDYRNKKTELFNDGSHSIAYHHERIYIDGSEVNRDELSVVLKAIGLSPYYQSLLKQINSIDHCLTEVYCDSAEQKSIAELRQYGISAYPAIKGAGSVVNQIQFVQYFNIYYTSESSNIHNEQKNYKWLVKKDGTLYNEPMDAFNHAMDGARYGIFTHLTRNGYEYDKVLGAKKAG from the coding sequence ATGATGCACAGTAATCCCGTAACGGAAATAACGTACAGTCGCAAATACGCACCCTTGTTTAATCTGACAACAAGGTACTGTATCGTCATGGGTGGGCGAGGGTCTGCTAAATCACATGCCGAATCAACGAACGAGGTTTGCAATACTTTCAATCCTGACCAGCTTACATTATTCACTCGTTACACGATGACGAGCGCGGAAATATCGATTATTCCAGAGTTCTGGGAAAAGGTCGAATTAATGAATTATGCGCCTATTTTTTATAAAACGAAAGCTTCAGTCGTAAACAAGCAAACTGGTAGCGGTATATTGTTTCGTGGAATCAGAACATCTTCCGGTAACCAAACGGCATCATTAAAATCCATATCCGGAGTAACCCGATGGGTACTGGATGAGGCGGAAGAATTAACCGATGAGACTATTTTCGATAAGATCGACCTTTCGATTCGAAAGAAAAATGCAGACATTCATGTTATAGTTATCTTAAATGCTCCTGACGAAGAGCATTTTATTATTCGTAGGTTCTTTATAGACAGGGGGGTTCCATTTAACTTTAATGGGGTGCATGATGATTGCACCTACATTCACACTACCTACCTGGATAACATCGAAAATCTTGACGAATCATTTTTACGTGTAGCCGAAGGCGTTAAAGAAAAAGACCCGGAAAAATACGAGCATATTTTTATGGGAATGCCCTTGAAGATGGCAGAGGGCGTAATCTATAAAAATTGGTGCAGAATCACATCCTATCCTTCCGATCTATACACTTGGTATGGGGTTGATTTTGGATTTGTGAATGATCCAACGGCCATTATTCGTATATGTTTCGACAAAAGGAGCAACAGTATTTATTTGCATGAAGTTGCCTATCTAAAAGGGCTCCAAAATGCCGATATCGCCAATTTAATAAAGCAGGATTATCGCAATAAAAAAACAGAATTATTTAATGATGGCTCGCATTCTATTGCTTATCATCATGAGCGTATCTATATCGATGGATCGGAAGTAAACAGAGATGAGTTATCCGTGGTATTAAAAGCTATCGGCCTTTCCCCATACTACCAATCCCTGTTAAAACAAATAAATTCAATAGATCATTGTCTAACAGAGGTGTATTGTGATTCCGCAGAGCAGAAGTCTATTGCGGAATTGCGGCAATACGGGATATCTGCTTATCCAGCTATCAAGGGTGCAGGATCGGTGGTTAATCAGATTCAATTTGTCCAGTATTTCAACATCTATTACACATCGGAATCATCTAACATTCATAATGAGCAGAAGAACTACAAATGGCTGGTAAAAAAAGACGGCACATTGTATAACGAGCCTATGGATGCCTTCAATCATGCTATGGATGGGGCTCGCTATGGGATTTTTACACACTTAACACGAAATGGATATGAGTATGATAAAGTTTTGGGGGCGAAAAAAGCAGGTTGA